The Euphorbia lathyris chromosome 2, ddEupLath1.1, whole genome shotgun sequence genome includes a window with the following:
- the LOC136217728 gene encoding uncharacterized protein, producing MEKIEHSTVSTNGINMHIASIGTGPVILFLHGFPDLWYTWRHQLLYLSSIGYRCIAPDLRGFGDTDAPPAINQYTAFHIVGDLVGLLDSLGLDQVFLVGHDWGAIMAWYLCLFRPDRIKALVNTSVVFTPRDPRCKPVEKYRNVLGDDFYICRFQEPGEIEDDFAQAGTARIVTRFLTSRSGSPPCIPKETGFKSLPEPSHIPSWLSQEDINYYVSKFNQKGFSGGLNYYRCLDLNWELTAPWTGLQIKVPVKFIVGDHDATYHFPGVKEFIQNGGLKKHVPFLQEIVIMEGVAHFLQQEKPEEISAHILNFFKKLN from the exons ATGGAGAAGATAGAGCATTCAACGGTGTCCACAAATGGCATTAACATGCACATCGCATCAATAGGGACAGGACCCGTTATTCTCTTTTTGCACGGGTTTCCTGATCTCTGGTACACATGGCGCCACCAGCTCCTCTACCTTTCCTCAATTGGCTACCGTTGCATCGCCCCCGACCTCCGTGGCTTCGGCGACACAGATGCTCCTCCGGCCATTAATCAGTACACCGCTTTCCATATCGTCGGTGACCTTGTTGGACTGCTCGACTCTCTTGGCCTTGACCAGGTGTTTCTTGTTGGCCATGATTGGGGAGCGATTATGGCTTGGTACCTTTGCTTGTTTAGACCTGATAGAATCAAAGCGTTGGTTAACACCAGCGTCGTCTTTACGCCTAGGGATCCACGCTGCAAGCCTGTGGAGAAATACAGGAACGTATTAGGCGACGACTTCTATATATGCAGGTTTCAG GAACCTGGAGAGATCGAAGATGACTTTGCTCAAGCTGGTACGGCAAGAATAGTAACTAGATTTCTAACATCTCGCAGCGGTAGCCCACCTTGTATACCCAAAGAAACAGGATTCAAAAGTTTACCTGAGCCCTCACACATCCCTTCGTGGCTGTCACAAGAAGATATCAATTATTATGTTAGCAAATTTAACCAAAAAGGCTTCTCCGGAGGGTTGAACTACTATCGATGTTTAGACCT AAACTGGGAGTTGACAGCACCATGGACTGGGTTACAAATTAAGGTACCAGTGAAGTTTATTGTGGGAGATCACGACGCTACGTATCACTTCCCTGGTGTGAAGGAATTTATTCAAAATGGCGGTTTGAAAAAGCATGTCCCCTTTCTGCAAGAGATTGTTATAATGGAAGGAGTTGCTCACTTTCTCCAGCAAGAAAAACCAGAAGAAATCAGTGCACATATTCTCAACTTTTTCAAAAAGCTCAATTAG